Below is a window of Frigoribacterium sp. SL97 DNA.
AGAGGCTCGCCAGCCGGACGCGCTCGGGCTCGATCTCGATGCCCACGACCTCGACGTCGTCTCGCACCTTCAGGAGGCGCTGGTGCAGTTCGAGAGGAGTCGTCGCGCTCGCCCCGTACCCCAGGTCGACGACGAGCGGGTCGTCCGCCCGCCGGAACGACGGGTGCGCGGCGATCCAGCGATCGACGCGGCGCAGGCGGTTGGTGCCGGTCGTCCCTCGCGTGACGGAACCGATGGGCATGAGCCAAGTCTGCCATCGGGCCGTCGCGATACGCTGGCGGCATGACTTCGACCCTCATCCTCCTGCGTCACGGCAACAGCGAATGGAACGCGAAGAACCTCTTCACCGGATGGGTCGACGTGCGGCTCACCGAGCAGGGGCGCCGAGAGGCCAAGCGTGCCGGCGAGCTGCTGCGCGAGGCCGACCTGCTGCCCGACATCCTCTACACGTCGCGCCTGACCCGGGCGATCCAGACCGCCGACATCGCCCTCGACGAGGCCGACCGCCTCTGGATCGACGTCAAGCGCTCGTGGCGTCTCAACGAGCGCCACTACGGGGCGCTCCAGGGCAAGGACAAGGCGCAGACGCTCGAGCAGTACGGCCCCGAGCAGTTCCAGACCTGGCGTCGCTCGTTCGACGTGCCGCCGCCCCCGCTCGACGACGAGAGCGAGTTCTCGCAGGCGCACGACAAGCGCTACGCCGAACTCGGCATCGACGCCCCGCGCACCGAGTCGCTCGCCCTCGTCATCGAGCGCATGCTGCCCTACTGGCACAGCGACATCACCGAGAGCCTGGCCGCCGGTGACGTCACCCTCGTCGTCGCACACGGCAACTCGCTGCGTGCGCTGGTGAAGCACCTCGACGGCATCAGCGACGACGAGATCGCCGAGCTGAACATCCCCACGGGCATCCCGCTCGTCTACGAGCTCGACGACGACTTCGTGCCCACCGGCCCGGCCCGCTACCTCGACCCCGAGGCCGCCGCCGCCGGTGCCGCCGCGGTCGCGAACCAGGGCAAGAAGTAGCGCCTCCCGACGTTCCCGCGCCCCGCGCCCCGTTCTCGGGGGCGTGGGGCGCTTCGGCGTCCGGCACCCCCGGCGCCACAGGGTTCGGGGCGGTCGTCAGTCGAACCGCTCGCTGATCTGCACGACCAGGTCGTCCATGTCGACGGGTGCGCTCGTGTCGACGCGGATCACGGGCCAGTCGCCGAGTGGCCCGGCCGCGGCGGCCCACGTCGGCCACGAGGCCCGGGCCGATTCGACCGTGCCGTGCGCCGGGTGACGACCGCCGGCCGCGAGCCGGTCGACCACGCGCTGCAGCGCGGTGTCGGGGTCGACGTCGCACCACACCTCGACCGTGCGGGGCGACCCGGCACGCTCGACGCCGGCCCGGGCGAACTCGAGGTCGCGCTCCCGGTGCCAGAAGGCGTCGACGACGACACCCGCCTCGACCTCGCCCGCCATCGCCCAGACGGTGTCCATCGCGATGCCGCCGAGGGCCTCGGGGGCGATCATCGGCCCGGCCAGGTCGACCAGCGCCTCCTTGACGGGGTCCTTCGCGAGCAGCGGGCATCCGAGCACCCCGGCGAGCGTGGCCGAGAGGGTGGTCTTGCCCGATCCGGGCAGACCGTTGACGAGGATCGCGACTGAAGCCATGCCCCCATCCTCGCGGACGACGCAGGCCCGACCGGACGCAGGAGGCGCGGCGCCCGTCGAACGGGCACCGCGCCTCCTGTGGTCCGAGGGTCGATCAGACCTCGGGCGCGACCCAGTCGCCGGTCGCGAGGTACTGGACCTTCTTGGCGATCGAGACGGCGTGGTCGGCGAAGCGCTCGTGGTAGCGCGACGCGAGGGTGGAGTCGACCGTGTCGACGGCCGCGCCCTTCCAGGTCTCGCCGAGCACCTTGTCGAAGACGCTGAGGTGCAGCTCGTCGATGCGATCGTCGTCGTTGCGGATCTCTTCCGCCAGGCGGACGTCCTCGGTCGTGAGCAGCTCGGTGAGCTTGTTCGCGATGGCGACGTCGAGCTCGCCGAGCTCTTTGAACGTCGGACGCAGCGACTTGGGCACGACCTTCTCGGGGAACCGGTAGCGGGCGAGCTGGGCGATGTGCTCGGCCATGTCGCCCATGCGCTCGAGCGAGGCGCTGATGCGCAGCGCGCTGACCACGATGCGCAGGTCGCGGGCGACCGGGTTCTGGCGGGCCAGGATGTCGATGGCCAGCTCGTCGAGGGCGATGGCGCGCTCGTCGATCTTGTCGTCGTCGGCGATGACCTGCTCGGCCAACGAGACGTTCGACTCGTTGAAGGCCGTGGTCGCGTTCGCGATCGAGACGGCGACGAGGCCGGCGATCTCGACGAGACGCTCCTGCACCTCCAGGAGTTCCTGCTGGAATACCTCGCGCATGTCGTGTTCGACCCTCTCGTCGTGGGGGCTCGGTGGCCCTGGGAGCACGGTGGCTGTGAGCGACGTGCGGGTCGCACGGTCGGCTCGTGACGTGGGGCAGAGTCGCCCGCACAGTCCCGACGATGGTCTCCGGTGAAGGTTAACGACCGGTGATCACCGCCTGAACTCTGACCAAAGTACAGCGGATGGGACGACCTCCCGTTCATCCGCCCGCTGGGGGGTCACTACTGTGAACGACATGGAATCCGCCTGGCTGGTGCCGTTGTCGCTGGCCTTCGGGGTCGTCGTCGGCGCCGCGATCGTGGTGGTCGTCGTCTCGGCCCACCGACGAGCCGTGCGTGCCGCGGCACTCGTCGACGTCGCCCTGCCCGACGGCATCGACGCCGTGCTCGACGCACTCGAGTCGGCGGGCCTCGTGGTCGACCCGTCGGGCAACGTGCTCAAGGCCTCGGCGGCGGCACGTCAGCTCGGCCTGGTCTCGGCCCAACAGCACCTCGTGCACCCCGAGGTCGAGACGATCGTGGACGCGGTGCGTCGGCACGGCGACCCGGTGGTCGAAGAGCTCACCCTCCCGCGCCTGCCCGGCAGCGAGGCCACCATCGCCGTGCACGTGCGGGCTGCTGCACTCGGTGGACGATTCGTGCTGGTGCTCGCCGAGGACCGCACCGAGGGTCGTCGGCTC
It encodes the following:
- a CDS encoding phosphoglyceromutase yields the protein MTSTLILLRHGNSEWNAKNLFTGWVDVRLTEQGRREAKRAGELLREADLLPDILYTSRLTRAIQTADIALDEADRLWIDVKRSWRLNERHYGALQGKDKAQTLEQYGPEQFQTWRRSFDVPPPPLDDESEFSQAHDKRYAELGIDAPRTESLALVIERMLPYWHSDITESLAAGDVTLVVAHGNSLRALVKHLDGISDDEIAELNIPTGIPLVYELDDDFVPTGPARYLDPEAAAAGAAAVANQGKK
- the phoU gene encoding phosphate signaling complex protein PhoU gives rise to the protein MREVFQQELLEVQERLVEIAGLVAVSIANATTAFNESNVSLAEQVIADDDKIDERAIALDELAIDILARQNPVARDLRIVVSALRISASLERMGDMAEHIAQLARYRFPEKVVPKSLRPTFKELGELDVAIANKLTELLTTEDVRLAEEIRNDDDRIDELHLSVFDKVLGETWKGAAVDTVDSTLASRYHERFADHAVSIAKKVQYLATGDWVAPEV
- a CDS encoding AAA family ATPase gives rise to the protein MASVAILVNGLPGSGKTTLSATLAGVLGCPLLAKDPVKEALVDLAGPMIAPEALGGIAMDTVWAMAGEVEAGVVVDAFWHRERDLEFARAGVERAGSPRTVEVWCDVDPDTALQRVVDRLAAGGRHPAHGTVESARASWPTWAAAAGPLGDWPVIRVDTSAPVDMDDLVVQISERFD